The Primulina tabacum isolate GXHZ01 chromosome 1, ASM2559414v2, whole genome shotgun sequence genome contains the following window.
CGTGTTTAAATAGAAACtcttggcaaaaacttgtgtgagacggtctcatgggtcgtattttgtgagacaaatatctttttTAGTTCATCCaaaaaaaagtattactttttatgctaagattattattttttattgtgaatatcggtaggattgaccagtctcacatataaagattcgggagaccatctcacaagagacctatttgAAACTCTTTGATAGACGATTTAGATTCGACCTTATCTCGCCAACGCAAACGAGAGAGAATCATCTACATCAAATTCGTATCACGGAACAcacaaaaataaataagtacaaaatataattaataagcAATCGCCACTCGAATACGGACTGGTGTGAGCCTTTGCTTCGTGATTTTCAGGAGGCCCGGAAGTTGTTAACATATTCATCTAGCAGTCTTGAACCCGCAAATTCCCCGAAAACTTGGATGGCTCCTCCCTTTAATCATCTGCGATTGGATGTTGATGCAGCATATAAAGAGACCTCTGCTAGTTTTGCGATAGGGGGAGTGGTGCGCAATGACGAGGGCCACCCTATGTTGGCATTTGGGAAGAAAATTACTAAGCCACAATCTGTTCTTATAGCTGAACTTACAGCTATTGCGGAGGGACTCTCATTGGTGCAGGATCATCACCTTCAACTTCATCAAATTTGCTCGGATTCTCTTCTGGCTGTGCAAGCAGCCACACGTCCAGAAGAGGACTTTAGCTATGTTGGCACTTTTGCAACTGATATCCGACGATTTATGAGTAATGATACTTCCTTAACGTTGAGCCATGTGATGCGTTCAGCGAATAAAGTGGCACATTCATTAGCTTCTTTTGCTATTTCTTCCCCATTCTCGTTTGTGTGGATGCCAGGGACTTTTACTCTTTGGTTAGTAAATCTTGTAATCTTGGACTTTGACATTAATTGAataaaattacaagttttttgctgtcaaaaaaaaagcAACCGCcacttttatgtaaaaaaatacACGGGAAAATCTAGAAAGACTTTAAAGTTGTAAAGTAATGGGGGCCCAAAGGAGGAAAGTTTACTTATTTCCATGTTACGCACCTCAACCCGGCCCAATCCAACAGCGAAATTTTCGCACGTTTGACTTCCCTAGTCCCACACGCACGCGACTTCCCTTTTGCTTCCTTgctatataaaatatttacatcCGCCATCATCAGTCCCGCACTTTGATTTCCTAATAACTCTACTCTACAATATCCCAGTAAATCATAGTAATTTCTGGTTGCTGTATCCCCAATGGGTAAGGTAAGAAGAATCATCCGCTGGATTTTTATTGCATTTTTTTAATGGTGGATCGTTTTTTATTAATGTTTCTTGGGTTCTCTGTTTTGCTGGATTGATGCAGCAGAAGAAGAACACCGATGCCAAAGAAGGAGAtaacaagaaaaatgatgatgGAGGCGGCAAGGGAAATGTCACGGTGGTTTTGAAGGCTGATTTGCATTGTGATGGATGCGCAACCAAAATCATTAAGTGCATTCTCTCTTTCGATGGTAGAAATCTATGCTATTTTTTCCTTCATCGCTGTGTGTGCATGGGAAATATTCCTCTATTTTCATGGAATCTGAATGGAATCCCAGGATTCTTTTCCTTTTCCCTTTACCCACAACCAACTCTCAGATGTTTACCCGTTTCTCCTCTGCTGTAACTTTTAATGGGCTCTGTTTCATCCGCCTCAAAATTTTCTGGCTTAGAAGCGTTTTTTTTTAACTCGTTTCATTTTCTGGGAATCCTCTGTACCTTTACCTTTTTAATGGGCTCTATTTGAATTTTTCGTAACTGTACACATATCctttgatgatgatgatgatgatgatgatgataataaaTGTGTTGATTTCTTTTACCATCTAACATGAATATGTTTTCCAAAAGGTGTGGATATTGCAACCATCGGCGAGGGTCAGAAGATTACGGTAGTCGGAAAAGTAGATCCGCTCAAGCTCAGGGAAAAAGTGGAGCAAAAAACCCACAAAAAGATCGAATTGATTTCACCAGTGCCCAAGAAGGAGGCTAACAATGGCGACAATAAAGAGAACgcaaaaggcaaagagaacaaTGGTGGCGACAATCAGAAACAAGAGAAGAAAAAAGAATCCAAAGACAAAAACTCAAAGGATAAACCTGATGAGAAAAAATCCAAGGAGAAGGAGGTACTGTTTTTTCATTTATCAAAGACCCCATTGTTTTTAGTCCAATCATTTTCTTCCATTTTCACTGCACCAAATTAAACTATTACCTTTTCTGCGCTGTTCCCTATTGTGCGCTTCTGCGTTTTATGTACGGAGAAATTGTTTATCCTGATGTCCTTTTGTCCTTTCCGCCCCACCCCGGCGCACGTTAGTTCTATGAATTGTgtattattattgttgatacATATTTTGTGGAATGTACCATCTCCCCTTTTTCACCTCGAAATTGAATTGGGTTCTGATATTAAATTGAATTATAGAAGTTAAATCCCTGCAAATATCTTGGtacgtttattttttttagtcaTATCCCATGTGAAATCGTACGGGCAAGCCACCAGCGCACGATAGCATCAAGCAGTTGCATGATCGCGCATTTGATGCAGCGCAGTTGGTTGATATCTTAACGTCAAAacccattaatttttttttgaacgTTTTGATCTTCGTTTCTCTCGATTACCATTCAATTTTGCGTAACTCCCACGTTTTATCAGATGGACCACGTGGACCACGCGCATCTTAGCAAAATCCATCTACGTTTTTACAGTTTCACTGGAGCATTgattaaaatgatcattttgtacCAACATTTTCCTCCATTGTCGCAGATTCCTGTTACGACGGCGGTGCTGAAGATCAATCTGCACTGTGAGGGATGCATTCAGAAAATCCGCAAAATCGTCACCAGAACTAAGGGTAAAAATCTATTGAAATGGTCGATTAATAATATCAACGAATTCGTTCGAACTGAGGGAATGTTTCTATGATCTATCTATTTTCCAGGATATCAGGATATGAAGATAGACAGGCAGAAGGAGCTCGTGACAGTGACCGGCGCCATGGATATGAAGGCTTTGGCTGAGATGCTGAAGAAGCATCTGAAGAAGAATGTTGAAATCGTACCGCCAAAGAAGGAAGGGGAGAAGAAAGAGGGTGGTGGTGGCGGCGGCGACAAGAAGaagggcggtggaggaggagatGGAGGCGAGGCAGGGAGTGGGGGCGGCGGCGAGAAGATGGAAGGGAACAAGATGCAGTATCAGGCCGGATACACTTATCCGTTTATGTACGGGCCGGGTCCTGCTGGGGACCAGTTTCATTATAACCCGTTTCCAGTCGGGCTGCTCCATGCTCCGCAACTGTTCAGCGATGAGAACCCTAATGCTTGTAGCGTTATGTGAGAGGTGCAAATTTGTAAATAACCATGCTGAGGGGTAATTAGGTCTTTTTGCATGCGATGGTAGTGGTTAATCATCAATGAATTTTGTTGTTCCCGTTGTCTCATTtccaatatataatataattggcAATTGTATATTCCGTTAAtgcaaagttttttttttcaatacgAGGAGGAGATTCGAACTTTAGTTCAAGAGGGGTAACGAATGACAAGGTGAATTGACATTTTTAGCCTATTTGAAAGTGCAATTTTATATACATAATCAATTAGAAAAGTTAAAAGTGTAGGGACAAACAATTGCCAAAGAGTATATTCAAGTTCAACATAGCTACCAATGGCAAAAATGCGATTTTAGTGGTTACACGTACATTCTAcgatgacaaaaatttgtgtgagatgatctaacggtcgtattttgtgagacggatctcttatttgggtcatacatgaaaaaatattactttttattgtgaatatcggtagggttgacccatctcacaagAGAGATACTCTTTTACAATTCCAATCACTAAACTCTAAATGCGactaaaaatacaaaatataaagAAGGCGTGTTTCCAGTTTAATTTTAAAAGGAGTACGGCAAAAGCGGTGTATCTGGACTGCATGTGATGGTAGGGCTAGAAGTGATGATTACAGCAAGTAGGAAAAATAAGGACAAGTTGAGTGGTGGTGTGAACTGTGAATTTATACATACGGAAAGAGAATGAGAATCGAAttcatttatttctttttttaaaaaatacataattaaattatatcttCAGTTTTTGAAAGATATAATAGATTAATCgggtaaaatatttaaaaatgacgtcgatatatttttctttagtgATTGCAAACCCTCTTTAAATAATTTGTGCAacttttgaattaaaatttaaGTGAAATATAAATAATGTTTTGTCCAATTTTAGTTGATGAAACTTGAAAGTTAAAAAGTGGATAGGCTTAGAACATTTGCTGTTCGATAAATTCTCAGTTGCCTTTATAGAAATTGGGAAAATGGACTTTTGGGGACGAAATTTCCAAACCCTGTCATGGAATTAGTCTACAAATTGGAATTCGATTAATGGTCACGACCCAAGTCAACATCccaatttaattttttctaaCTTGATGTGTACAagtatgtaaaaaaaaaatgaaaagaaagattattaatatatttttttttcatttgaaTTAAGGAGCAGCAAGAGTGGGGTTTCTTGCATGAAAATGAAAACATAAAAAATctaatatcttttattttcccacagaaaataccaaaatatcaatttattttGGGATAAACTCGACTAGCTTCATCATCTTTCGCTAGTAAAGGATTTTTGTGTATTTTGGTATCATGTAATGGAATGAAGTGGAGACCATCGTCTCATGTCATTTTCTcttacaattttaaaatattcattcGTAGTTTGTATTTACATGTGTGCGCGCGTGCATTTATGTAATGTGTTTGCGAATGTGTGTAGAATGTCGATAAATTTTAGTATTTCTTAAGCTCTATAGTACTTTCATTTTGTATTTCGAGTATGATCATATCCAATTTCTGCATATATTGATAAATTTCTAAAGTGATTTGTACAAATCCTAGCTAGGGCATCATGGggaaaaatagaagaaaaaacaataatgaaatgaacgttttacttttttattttttgagctGGGGAAGAGAGTTTGtgatattatttgatttaaaataagcACACACAAGTAAGTGTAAAACCCATAGAAATTGGCAAGAAACAGTCTTCAACCCACTGGATCGTAGCCCGAACCATTTGTTAGAAAGATCCGGTTGTTAAGAGGTCTGACCCGATCCAATTTCACCCCTCTTTCGTATAAACTGTCCTTTTAATTAGTTTCCCAAATTTGATCAATATATTTTTAAGTGACTTGTTCcattaaatatttattcatcACTAGACATGATATTGTTATAGTATATATCCTGCAAACtcacggttggctagggaatttatcgactcaagtgaaataaacaatctttattttaatataatttaacgtTTTATGGTTTCATTtcactttatctgtatactcatgcaatcagcataaataaaattcttgattatgttttaatacaaatgaattatAATTCGATCCTGAAACTCATTTATAAACACTGTATATTCtatttgttcctagtcgattcagccgcctaaaataaggataaagaccgcttgagcttgagactaacatctgtgatgttgtgtatcgtgtttcatggtaaggagatagagatgtccaa
Protein-coding sequences here:
- the LOC142548698 gene encoding heavy metal-associated isoprenylated plant protein 3-like isoform X1 gives rise to the protein MGKQKKNTDAKEGDNKKNDDGGGKGNVTVVLKADLHCDGCATKIIKCILSFDGVDIATIGEGQKITVVGKVDPLKLREKVEQKTHKKIELISPVPKKEANNGDNKENAKGKENNGGDNQKQEKKKESKDKNSKDKPDEKKSKEKEIPVTTAVLKINLHCEGCIQKIRKIVTRTKGYQDMKIDRQKELVTVTGAMDMKALAEMLKKHLKKNVEIVPPKKEGEKKEGGGGGGDKKKGGGGGDGGEAGSGGGGEKMEGNKMQYQAGYTYPFMYGPGPAGDQFHYNPFPVGLLHAPQLFSDENPNACSVM
- the LOC142548698 gene encoding heavy metal-associated isoprenylated plant protein 3-like isoform X2, coding for MGKKKNTDAKEGDNKKNDDGGGKGNVTVVLKADLHCDGCATKIIKCILSFDGVDIATIGEGQKITVVGKVDPLKLREKVEQKTHKKIELISPVPKKEANNGDNKENAKGKENNGGDNQKQEKKKESKDKNSKDKPDEKKSKEKEIPVTTAVLKINLHCEGCIQKIRKIVTRTKGYQDMKIDRQKELVTVTGAMDMKALAEMLKKHLKKNVEIVPPKKEGEKKEGGGGGGDKKKGGGGGDGGEAGSGGGGEKMEGNKMQYQAGYTYPFMYGPGPAGDQFHYNPFPVGLLHAPQLFSDENPNACSVM